The Niastella koreensis GR20-10 genome includes a window with the following:
- the secDF gene encoding protein translocase subunit SecDF translates to MRALVSIFAGLLILISLYQLSFTWFVNQHEKEMGKKAEMYVKRTYPLTPQQKYPSNTEARAYYKDTVDNAHDAYLDSLLTATRDKKITWWGQTYQKAKESELLLGLDLQGGINVTMDIALDGLVKNLANNQKDPGLTNAIADAQRKKLNSDKNFIDLFADSYHEQNPGARLAPLFVNANNKLSGDATDSKVLNYIHEQANAAMQQTYQVLRNRIDQFGVAQPNINLDENKGIITVELAGASDPDRVRKYLQSTAHLQFWEVYTLEELSNSVMTAAKSLDEYMAATITDSNGVAKKDTTAKNLLVSKIKFIPPQQDPNTGKVSYSPSLGAALLADTAAVNKYLSLPVVRNNFPANIKFLWGKQDRDDDGKLSNFLRLYAIKTIPGRDKAFLEGDAIEDARQEFDQVTNEVAVAMEMNPTGARNWATLTGRNVGHPIAIVLDDIVYSAPNVIQKIEGGHSRVTMGSGGKNQQLVITEANDLANILKAGKLETPAIIVQEQVVGPTLGTQAVHGGIMAFAISFIVIFALMLVYYNTAGIVANIALILNLLFTIGVLSALNATLTAPGIAGLVLTIGMAVDTNVIIFERIKEELSKGNTYAQAVKAGYLRSLPPVLDAHITTMLTAIILFIYGLGPVLGFATTQILGILLSLFCGILVSRLITDFYTNKNRHFVYFTGLSKRIFKHAAFKFIQYRKVAYGISAVVLLLGVASFFHGFRYGVEFSGGRSYVVNFGKSVNAEEIRNSLEKTFGSTPTIKTYGGPDKLNITTDYRVSETGITVDSAVQSTLYNGLKSYLPVGTTQQDFNTRLLIGSNKVNPTISDDLKKGAQWATFWSMLIIAIYIFIRFRDWRYSLGTIVALLHDVLVTMAVFSFLKDVVPFPLEIDQHFIAAILTVIGFSMNDTVIVYDRIREYSHTMHGADKTTIINKAINDTLSRTIMTSLTVFLTILILFLVGGEVTKGFAFAMLIGVITGTYSSIFVAAPILIDFAKDKPLGEPAPAAKTGTTATKAAVTNKA, encoded by the coding sequence ATGAGAGCACTGGTTAGCATTTTTGCAGGTCTGTTGATACTGATCTCTTTATACCAGCTTTCCTTTACCTGGTTCGTAAACCAGCACGAAAAAGAAATGGGTAAGAAAGCGGAGATGTATGTAAAACGGACCTATCCCCTTACTCCTCAACAGAAGTACCCCTCCAACACTGAAGCCCGCGCCTATTACAAGGATACCGTGGACAACGCACATGACGCTTATCTCGATAGCTTGCTGACTGCTACAAGAGACAAAAAAATTACCTGGTGGGGTCAAACTTACCAGAAAGCGAAAGAAAGCGAATTGTTGCTGGGTCTCGATCTGCAAGGTGGTATCAACGTAACGATGGATATTGCCCTGGACGGCCTTGTTAAAAACCTGGCTAATAACCAAAAAGACCCAGGATTAACGAACGCTATCGCCGATGCGCAAAGAAAAAAGCTTAACAGCGATAAAAACTTTATCGACCTGTTTGCTGATTCTTACCACGAACAAAACCCGGGCGCCAGACTGGCTCCCCTGTTTGTGAACGCCAATAACAAACTGAGCGGCGATGCTACTGACAGCAAAGTGTTGAACTACATTCACGAACAGGCCAATGCCGCCATGCAACAGACCTACCAGGTGCTGCGTAACCGTATTGACCAGTTTGGCGTGGCGCAACCCAACATCAACCTCGATGAAAATAAAGGTATCATCACCGTGGAACTGGCCGGCGCCAGCGATCCAGACCGTGTTCGCAAATACCTGCAATCAACCGCTCACCTGCAATTCTGGGAAGTATACACATTGGAAGAATTGTCTAATTCTGTAATGACAGCAGCTAAATCGCTCGACGAGTACATGGCCGCTACTATTACAGATTCAAATGGTGTTGCTAAAAAAGATACTACTGCCAAAAACCTGCTGGTTAGTAAAATCAAATTCATTCCTCCGCAACAGGACCCCAATACCGGCAAAGTAAGCTACTCCCCTTCACTGGGTGCAGCCCTTTTAGCCGATACTGCAGCGGTTAATAAATACCTGAGCCTGCCGGTTGTTCGCAACAATTTCCCTGCAAACATTAAATTCCTGTGGGGTAAACAAGACCGCGACGATGATGGTAAACTGAGCAATTTTCTCCGTTTGTATGCGATCAAAACCATTCCCGGCAGAGACAAAGCTTTTCTGGAAGGCGACGCTATTGAAGATGCCCGCCAGGAGTTTGACCAGGTTACCAATGAAGTGGCCGTTGCCATGGAAATGAACCCCACCGGCGCCAGAAACTGGGCTACCCTTACCGGAAGAAATGTAGGTCACCCAATTGCTATCGTATTGGATGACATCGTTTACAGCGCCCCTAACGTAATTCAAAAGATCGAAGGCGGCCACTCCCGCGTAACCATGGGTTCTGGCGGTAAAAACCAGCAGCTGGTTATCACGGAAGCCAATGACCTGGCCAACATCCTGAAAGCAGGTAAACTCGAAACACCTGCTATCATCGTTCAGGAACAGGTGGTTGGTCCTACCCTGGGTACACAAGCTGTACATGGCGGTATTATGGCCTTCGCCATTTCATTTATCGTGATCTTCGCCCTGATGCTGGTATATTATAATACCGCCGGTATTGTAGCCAACATCGCCCTGATACTGAACCTGTTGTTTACCATCGGCGTACTGAGCGCCCTGAATGCCACGTTAACAGCACCCGGTATTGCCGGTCTGGTGTTGACCATTGGTATGGCGGTAGACACCAACGTAATCATCTTTGAACGTATTAAAGAAGAGCTGTCAAAAGGTAATACCTACGCACAGGCCGTTAAAGCCGGTTACCTGCGTTCATTACCACCGGTACTCGATGCCCACATCACTACCATGTTGACCGCTATCATCCTGTTCATTTATGGTTTAGGCCCGGTATTAGGTTTTGCCACTACCCAGATCCTCGGTATTTTGTTATCGTTGTTCTGCGGTATCCTGGTATCACGCCTGATCACTGATTTCTATACCAACAAGAACAGACACTTCGTATACTTCACCGGTTTATCAAAACGCATCTTCAAACACGCGGCGTTCAAGTTTATCCAGTACCGCAAGGTTGCCTACGGCATTTCTGCAGTGGTATTATTACTGGGTGTAGCTTCTTTCTTCCACGGTTTCAGATACGGTGTTGAATTCAGCGGCGGCAGAAGCTATGTAGTGAATTTTGGTAAGTCTGTGAATGCTGAAGAGATCCGGAATTCGCTGGAAAAAACCTTCGGCAGCACACCTACCATTAAAACATATGGCGGTCCTGATAAACTGAACATCACTACCGATTACCGCGTTAGCGAAACCGGTATAACAGTGGATTCAGCTGTACAAAGCACTTTATACAATGGGTTGAAATCTTACTTACCTGTAGGCACTACCCAGCAGGATTTCAACACCCGTTTACTGATAGGTAGTAACAAGGTGAACCCCACCATCTCCGATGACCTTAAGAAAGGCGCTCAATGGGCTACTTTCTGGTCAATGCTGATCATTGCCATCTATATCTTCATCCGTTTCCGCGACTGGAGATACTCTTTAGGTACCATCGTAGCCCTGTTGCACGACGTACTGGTAACCATGGCAGTGTTCTCGTTCCTGAAAGATGTGGTGCCCTTCCCGCTTGAAATTGACCAGCACTTTATTGCTGCGATTCTGACGGTGATTGGTTTCTCCATGAACGATACCGTGATCGTGTACGACCGTATCCGCGAATACAGTCATACCATGCACGGCGCCGATAAAACAACCATTATTAACAAAGCGATCAACGATACCCTGAGCCGTACTATTATGACGTCGCTCACCGTGTTCCTCACCATCCTCATCCTGTTCCTGGTAGGTGGTGAAGTAACCAAAGGTTTCGCCTTCGCCATGTTGATCGGTGTTATTACCGGTACTTATTCTTCTATCTTTGTAGCTGCGCCGATCCTCATCGACTTTGCCAAAGACAAACCGCTGGGTGAACCCGCTCCTGCTGCCAAAACAGGAACAACCGCCACCAAAGCGGCTGTGACGAATAAAGCATAA
- a CDS encoding glycosyltransferase, giving the protein MQIFQTNSSTRWNQFKWTLLFLLLGLIFAATVLIVALNQVYTPAIPNLNKNTAQLTNGLPDKNDVPISKKWAPGFEKYIRHKEKKAAEKKAALLAPTAPKYQLPPAYPSFNRFPCGIRSAFYVAWDPQSFYSLQRNISNLNLVIPEWMFIDPKADTITTSVDDRALAIMKKSGVPIMPILSNNYKTEFLGEPVHRILTNAAKKEKLINDVINILEKNHFIGVNVDFEELKEDSDEPLVAFQKELYTRLHAKGLLVTQDISPFNEDYNYDELAKYNDYIFLMAYDQYADHTGPGPIAHQQWIESAVDKVARKIPSDKLILSLAAYGYDWPQHGAATNITYQQALSTARESEGVIDFDNNSYNLHYSYYDDDDKPHQVYFMDAASTFNSLRFATEYGLAGTALWRLGSEDSRIWKFYNQDMEKQALANFDFKKFTRVQSSNDVDYMGEGEILDILSTPVDGKITPEIDSSDMLISEERYDSLPSMFVVKKYGTADPKKLVLTFDDGPDPTWTPQVLDILQKEKVPAAFFLVGINAEKNIPIVKRMYKEGYELGNHTFTHPNVAEISPKRALLEMESTRLLLECITGHSTILFRAPYNADFEPEKMEELLPVAIARTKNYLDVGESVDPLDWEPGVTADSIVARTIKRKQDLTAAGLSGNVILLHDAGGDTRSETIKALPRIIEYFKSRGYQFTTIADLLGKKKAELMPAVPKGKDYYLVQLNYLLAESGYWAGKILFFLFVVFIVLSMARLTFLAFLATRQRRREKLVVWPAITNYPLVSIIVPAYNEAVNAVNSVHNLLKTNWPNTEIIFVDDGSKDGTYEKIHDAFKGHPRVKVFTKPNGGKASALNFGIKESKAEYVICIDADTHLHPDAIPKMMRHLAPSQPPPVGEEFGNTQLLHSDPEAISREVSGSPSTGGGRGEAVVGAVAGNVKVGNLVNMLTRWQSIEYITSQNFDRRAFAWLNAITVVPGAIGAFRKQAIEDAGGFTTDTLAEDCDLSVRILRQGYTIANEHEALAFTEAPESVKMFIKQRFRWSFGVMQTFWKHRKVLFNKECKALGWAAFPNILLFQFIIPAFAPVADIFMLIGILTGNAGHILVYYGLFMLVDVAVSVMAFHFEKEKKSRLLWLIPQRLIYRWLMLIVLFKAYLKAIKGELQGWGVLKRTGSVQAAKGAYKVA; this is encoded by the coding sequence ATGCAAATTTTCCAGACCAATTCATCCACCCGATGGAACCAGTTCAAGTGGACCCTACTCTTCTTGCTACTGGGCCTGATCTTCGCAGCCACCGTGCTGATCGTAGCGCTGAACCAGGTTTATACACCCGCCATTCCTAACCTGAATAAGAACACGGCGCAATTAACCAATGGCCTTCCCGACAAAAACGATGTACCCATTTCAAAAAAATGGGCGCCCGGTTTTGAGAAATACATCAGACATAAAGAAAAGAAAGCCGCGGAAAAGAAAGCCGCCCTGCTGGCGCCTACCGCTCCCAAATACCAGTTGCCACCGGCTTATCCCTCGTTCAACCGGTTTCCCTGTGGTATCCGTTCCGCCTTTTATGTAGCCTGGGACCCGCAATCGTTCTATTCGCTGCAAAGGAATATTTCCAACCTCAACCTGGTGATCCCTGAATGGATGTTCATTGATCCCAAGGCCGATACCATTACCACTTCGGTAGATGACCGGGCGCTGGCCATCATGAAAAAAAGCGGCGTGCCCATTATGCCTATTCTCTCCAACAACTATAAAACTGAATTTCTGGGCGAACCGGTACACCGCATTCTTACCAACGCGGCCAAAAAAGAAAAGCTGATCAACGATGTGATCAACATCCTTGAAAAGAATCATTTTATTGGGGTGAACGTTGACTTTGAAGAACTGAAGGAAGATTCAGATGAGCCCCTGGTGGCCTTTCAGAAAGAACTGTATACCCGCCTGCACGCAAAAGGCCTGCTGGTAACCCAGGATATTTCGCCCTTCAACGAAGATTACAATTATGACGAACTGGCCAAATACAACGACTACATCTTTTTGATGGCGTACGACCAGTATGCCGATCATACCGGTCCCGGCCCTATTGCCCACCAGCAATGGATAGAGAGTGCTGTTGATAAAGTGGCCCGCAAGATCCCCTCCGACAAATTGATATTGTCGCTGGCGGCATATGGGTACGACTGGCCGCAGCATGGCGCTGCTACCAACATCACGTATCAGCAGGCCCTGTCTACCGCCCGTGAATCGGAAGGGGTTATCGATTTCGATAACAACTCATACAACCTTCATTACAGTTATTACGACGATGATGATAAACCGCACCAGGTTTATTTTATGGATGCGGCCAGCACGTTTAACAGTCTGCGTTTTGCTACTGAATATGGACTGGCCGGCACCGCCTTGTGGCGCCTGGGCAGTGAAGACAGCCGCATCTGGAAGTTCTACAACCAGGACATGGAAAAACAGGCGCTGGCTAACTTCGACTTTAAAAAATTTACGCGTGTACAATCGAGCAACGATGTGGATTATATGGGTGAAGGCGAGATCCTGGATATCCTGAGCACACCAGTGGATGGCAAAATTACGCCTGAGATAGACAGCTCCGATATGCTCATCAGCGAAGAACGTTACGATAGCCTGCCAAGCATGTTCGTGGTTAAAAAATACGGTACCGCCGACCCTAAAAAACTGGTGCTTACTTTTGACGATGGTCCCGACCCCACCTGGACACCCCAGGTGCTGGATATTCTGCAAAAAGAAAAAGTACCTGCCGCCTTCTTCCTGGTGGGCATCAATGCCGAGAAAAATATTCCCATTGTAAAACGTATGTATAAGGAAGGGTACGAACTGGGCAACCACACCTTTACCCATCCTAACGTGGCAGAGATTTCACCCAAACGGGCGCTGCTTGAAATGGAAAGCACCCGCCTGTTGCTGGAATGTATTACCGGCCACTCCACCATCCTGTTCAGGGCGCCTTACAATGCCGATTTTGAACCGGAGAAAATGGAAGAGCTGTTGCCTGTGGCCATTGCCCGCACCAAGAATTACCTGGATGTAGGGGAATCCGTTGACCCGCTAGACTGGGAACCTGGCGTAACTGCAGACAGCATTGTAGCCAGGACCATCAAACGCAAACAGGACCTTACAGCTGCCGGGTTAAGCGGTAACGTTATCTTATTGCACGATGCCGGGGGCGATACCCGCAGTGAAACCATCAAGGCCCTGCCCCGCATTATTGAATATTTTAAAAGCCGGGGCTACCAGTTCACCACAATTGCTGATCTGCTGGGTAAGAAAAAAGCCGAGCTGATGCCGGCTGTGCCCAAGGGCAAAGATTACTACCTGGTACAATTGAATTACCTGCTGGCCGAATCGGGGTATTGGGCCGGCAAGATCCTGTTCTTCCTGTTTGTGGTGTTCATTGTATTGTCTATGGCCCGCCTGACATTCCTGGCCTTTTTGGCCACCCGGCAACGCCGCAGGGAAAAACTAGTGGTATGGCCCGCGATCACCAATTACCCGCTGGTATCCATCATTGTACCTGCTTACAACGAGGCCGTGAATGCCGTTAACTCGGTACACAACTTATTAAAAACAAACTGGCCCAATACAGAGATCATTTTTGTTGATGATGGCAGTAAGGATGGTACATATGAAAAAATACACGATGCCTTTAAAGGCCATCCCAGGGTAAAAGTATTTACCAAACCCAATGGCGGCAAGGCATCGGCCCTGAACTTTGGGATAAAAGAATCGAAAGCTGAGTATGTAATATGCATCGACGCCGATACGCACCTGCATCCCGATGCTATACCTAAGATGATGAGGCATTTGGCCCCCTCCCAGCCTCCCCCGGTGGGGGAGGAGTTTGGCAACACCCAACTCTTGCATTCAGATCCCGAAGCTATTAGTCGCGAGGTATCTGGCTCCCCCTCCACCGGAGGGGGCCGGGGGGAGGCCGTCGTTGGCGCCGTAGCCGGTAACGTAAAAGTGGGTAACCTGGTGAACATGCTCACCCGCTGGCAAAGTATCGAGTACATTACCAGCCAGAACTTCGACCGCAGAGCATTTGCCTGGCTGAATGCCATTACGGTAGTGCCTGGCGCCATTGGGGCCTTCCGCAAACAGGCCATTGAGGACGCCGGCGGGTTTACCACCGATACCCTGGCTGAAGACTGCGACCTGAGTGTACGCATTTTGCGGCAGGGGTATACCATTGCCAATGAACACGAGGCCCTGGCGTTTACCGAAGCGCCAGAATCGGTAAAGATGTTCATAAAACAACGGTTTCGCTGGAGCTTTGGGGTAATGCAAACCTTCTGGAAGCATCGCAAGGTGTTGTTCAATAAAGAGTGCAAGGCCCTGGGCTGGGCGGCGTTCCCCAATATCCTGCTGTTCCAGTTCATTATACCGGCCTTTGCCCCCGTGGCAGATATCTTTATGCTGATTGGCATACTTACCGGTAACGCAGGCCACATCCTGGTTTATTACGGGTTATTCATGCTGGTAGATGTGGCGGTATCGGTAATGGCCTTTCATTTTGAAAAAGAAAAGAAATCGCGCCTGTTATGGTTAATACCACAACGGCTTATATACCGCTGGCTGATGCTGATAGTATTGTTCAAAGCCTACCTGAAAGCGATTAAAGGCGAATTACAGGGCTGGGGTGTACTGAAGCGCACAGGAAGCGTGCAGGCGGCGAAAGGAGCTTATAAGGTCGCATAA
- a CDS encoding DUF1003 domain-containing protein encodes MHSAKAKYISELLNTENDHLKKLNEIVLQSIEQEKLLLESLSQQQVTEKLSFGQRLADKVARFGGSWKFITWFAALLILWIGFNLLIVSRDRFDPYPFILLNLLLSCLAAIQAPVIMMSQNRQEEKDRKRNENDYVVNLKAEIEIRTLHQKIDLLMQEQFKKLIESQAEQIKLLQSIIRENTKHNGNDKGGKA; translated from the coding sequence ATGCATTCTGCAAAAGCAAAATATATCAGTGAACTGCTTAATACCGAAAACGATCACCTGAAGAAGCTGAATGAGATCGTTTTACAGTCTATTGAACAGGAGAAGTTGCTATTGGAGAGCCTTTCGCAACAGCAAGTCACCGAAAAGCTTAGTTTTGGCCAGCGGCTGGCCGATAAGGTGGCCCGCTTTGGCGGAAGCTGGAAGTTCATTACCTGGTTTGCGGCCCTGTTGATTTTATGGATAGGTTTTAACCTGCTGATTGTGAGCCGCGACCGGTTCGACCCCTATCCTTTTATCCTGCTCAACCTGCTGCTCTCCTGCCTGGCGGCCATTCAGGCCCCGGTGATTATGATGAGCCAGAACCGGCAGGAAGAAAAGGACCGCAAACGCAACGAGAACGACTATGTGGTGAACCTGAAAGCAGAGATCGAGATCAGGACCCTGCACCAGAAAATAGACCTGCTGATGCAGGAACAATTTAAAAAACTGATAGAATCGCAGGCCGAGCAGATTAAGTTATTGCAAAGTATCATCAGGGAAAATACGAAGCACAATGGGAATGATAAGGGAGGAAAGGCATAA
- a CDS encoding response regulator transcription factor, whose translation MATKKVKVLLAEDDMSLGYVIKDNLQDAGYEVVLCPDGQTAIEKFDKTQYDICLLDVMMPNKDGFTVARKIRQQSDMVPILFLTAKSMEEDKVKGFLSGADDYITKPFSMQELLLRMDVFIRRSKKLHADLVQQYSIGQMKFSYTDLKLHTAAETFTLTQKEADLLKFLCEHANHILKRDEVLLNVWGKDDYFLGRSMDVFMTKLRKYFKADPNIILETIHGVGFRFNAEVS comes from the coding sequence ATGGCTACAAAAAAAGTTAAAGTACTATTGGCCGAGGACGATATGTCTTTAGGATATGTGATAAAAGACAATCTTCAGGACGCAGGCTATGAAGTAGTGTTATGCCCCGATGGCCAAACCGCTATTGAGAAGTTTGATAAAACCCAATACGACATTTGTTTGCTCGACGTAATGATGCCCAATAAAGACGGGTTTACGGTAGCCCGCAAGATCCGTCAGCAAAGCGATATGGTCCCTATCCTTTTCCTTACCGCTAAATCGATGGAAGAAGATAAAGTAAAAGGGTTTTTGTCTGGCGCCGACGATTACATTACCAAACCCTTCAGCATGCAGGAACTGCTGCTGCGGATGGACGTATTCATCCGCCGGTCAAAAAAACTGCATGCCGACCTGGTGCAGCAGTATTCCATAGGACAAATGAAGTTTTCCTATACCGATCTGAAATTACATACAGCCGCAGAAACTTTTACCCTTACCCAAAAAGAAGCAGACCTGTTGAAGTTTCTGTGCGAGCATGCCAACCACATTTTAAAGCGTGATGAGGTGTTGTTGAACGTGTGGGGCAAAGACGATTATTTTTTGGGAAGAAGTATGGATGTGTTTATGACCAAATTACGCAAGTACTTCAAAGCTGATCCCAATATTATTCTCGAAACCATTCACGGCGTTGGATTCCGCTTCAATGCAGAAGTGAGCTAG
- a CDS encoding pyridoxal phosphate-dependent aminotransferase, whose amino-acid sequence MQLSSRLQLFNEPETLKMAKLGRELRAKGIDVIDLSLGEPDFDTPEHIKEAAKKAIDENWSHYTPVAGYPELREAVCTKLKRDNNLSYKPENIIASTGAKHSLANAVFATVSKGDEVVIPTPYWVTYSEIVKLGEGVVKLVPTKIENKYKLTPAELEAAMSDKTRLFIFSSPCNPSGSVYSKAELEGLAGVFRKFPNCYILSDEIYEYINFVGKHESIAQFEDLKDRVIVLNGLSKGFAMTGYRLGYLAAHPDVIKACEKLQGQFTSGTNSITQRAAITALTTDLKPSMEMTKEFERRKKRVMELMKAIPGLTFPEPDGAFYVFPTVSAFFGKSDGEETIKDADDLCMYLLNKAHVSTVTGRAFGEPQAIRISFANSMEKIEEAWKRITAALAKLK is encoded by the coding sequence ATGCAACTATCATCCCGTTTACAGTTATTCAACGAGCCGGAAACATTGAAGATGGCTAAGTTGGGCCGTGAATTGCGCGCCAAAGGTATTGATGTGATTGACCTGAGCCTCGGCGAACCAGATTTTGATACGCCAGAGCATATTAAAGAAGCTGCCAAGAAGGCAATTGATGAGAACTGGAGCCACTATACCCCTGTTGCCGGTTATCCTGAATTGCGTGAAGCGGTTTGTACCAAACTGAAGCGTGATAATAATTTGTCATATAAGCCTGAAAACATCATTGCTTCTACGGGCGCCAAGCATAGCCTGGCCAATGCCGTATTTGCAACTGTAAGCAAAGGCGACGAAGTGGTGATCCCTACTCCTTACTGGGTTACCTATTCCGAGATCGTGAAACTGGGCGAAGGCGTGGTGAAACTGGTTCCCACCAAAATTGAGAACAAGTACAAATTAACGCCTGCCGAACTGGAAGCAGCGATGAGCGATAAAACAAGGTTGTTTATCTTCTCTTCACCCTGTAACCCCAGCGGCAGCGTATACAGTAAAGCAGAGCTGGAAGGCCTCGCCGGCGTATTCCGCAAATTCCCTAATTGTTATATCCTGTCTGACGAAATTTATGAATACATCAATTTCGTAGGCAAACACGAAAGCATTGCGCAGTTTGAAGACCTGAAAGACCGCGTGATCGTATTGAACGGTTTGAGTAAAGGTTTTGCTATGACCGGTTACCGCTTGGGTTACCTGGCTGCACACCCTGATGTAATCAAGGCCTGTGAGAAATTACAGGGACAGTTTACCAGCGGTACCAACAGTATCACCCAACGTGCTGCCATCACCGCACTTACTACCGATCTGAAACCTTCTATGGAAATGACGAAGGAATTTGAACGTCGTAAAAAACGCGTGATGGAGCTGATGAAAGCTATCCCCGGTTTAACTTTCCCCGAGCCGGATGGTGCTTTCTACGTGTTCCCAACCGTTAGCGCTTTCTTTGGGAAGAGCGATGGCGAAGAAACCATCAAAGATGCCGATGACCTGTGTATGTACCTGCTGAACAAAGCACACGTAAGTACCGTTACAGGCCGCGCCTTTGGCGAGCCTCAGGCAATCCGCATCTCTTTTGCCAACAGCATGGAGAAAATCGAAGAAGCCTGGAAGCGGATTACTGCAGCCTTGGCTAAGTTGAAATAA
- a CDS encoding sensor histidine kinase, protein MRSSTLRWLVLLASILIMLIIAVQLFWLNKVYSFEQKTFNTNVVKSIRGLYEDIDLADTRSNHLQDLIEHPNTDYYLFRVENYYPEDSIASYLKHELNDFDVLTDAYLGYYSAGNRDYTYTKYINAAASRYSSEGINLSVYHRNHSYLMLYFPHRNKYVLQQMNFWFISSAILFVVLIGLAVILFFFYRQRFLAEVQKDFVNNFTHEFKTPLAVMKISAEVLLNDKIATQPDRLRKYATIVENQTQHLQEQVERLLQIARSDRKDLPIQKKQVTLKELIEQAVAKMQPLIDEKKAEVNIPIEEEQNIELYADRAHLELAVVNLLENALKFSEKPHIIISIGHEDGNIYISVKDNGIGIEKKYQKRLFKKFYRVPTGDVHNVKGFGLGLNFVKRIIDAHHGSIKINSLPGIGTEFRLILPASVNS, encoded by the coding sequence ATGCGTTCATCAACACTCAGATGGCTGGTGCTTTTAGCCAGCATTTTAATAATGCTGATAATTGCCGTTCAGTTGTTCTGGCTGAATAAAGTGTATTCATTCGAGCAAAAAACTTTTAATACAAACGTTGTAAAAAGTATCCGGGGCCTTTACGAAGACATCGATCTTGCCGACACCCGCTCCAACCATTTACAGGACTTAATTGAACACCCAAATACCGATTATTATTTGTTCAGGGTAGAGAACTATTATCCCGAAGACAGCATTGCCTCTTACCTGAAACATGAACTGAACGATTTTGATGTGCTCACCGATGCCTACCTGGGTTATTACAGTGCCGGCAATAGGGATTATACCTACACAAAATACATCAATGCAGCAGCTTCGCGGTATAGTTCGGAAGGTATTAACCTTTCGGTATATCACCGTAACCATAGTTACCTGATGCTGTATTTTCCCCACCGCAACAAATACGTGCTGCAGCAGATGAATTTCTGGTTTATCAGCAGCGCCATTTTGTTTGTAGTATTGATTGGGTTGGCGGTGATCCTGTTCTTCTTTTACCGGCAACGGTTCCTGGCCGAGGTGCAGAAGGATTTCGTGAACAATTTCACCCATGAATTTAAAACCCCGCTGGCGGTAATGAAAATTTCGGCCGAGGTGTTGCTGAATGATAAAATTGCTACCCAGCCTGATCGTTTGCGTAAATACGCCACTATCGTTGAGAATCAAACCCAGCACCTGCAGGAACAGGTAGAGCGCCTGTTACAGATTGCCCGCAGCGACCGGAAAGACCTGCCCATTCAGAAAAAACAGGTGACCTTAAAAGAACTGATAGAACAGGCCGTTGCCAAAATGCAACCACTGATTGACGAGAAAAAGGCAGAAGTGAACATCCCGATAGAAGAAGAACAGAATATTGAATTGTATGCAGACCGGGCGCATTTGGAGTTGGCTGTCGTAAATTTGCTGGAGAACGCCCTTAAATTCTCAGAAAAGCCACACATCATTATTTCAATAGGTCATGAAGATGGAAACATCTACATTTCAGTAAAAGATAATGGCATTGGTATTGAAAAGAAATACCAGAAACGATTGTTCAAGAAATTTTATCGCGTACCCACCGGCGATGTACACAATGTAAAAGGATTTGGATTGGGATTGAACTTTGTAAAAAGGATCATCGACGCCCACCACGGATCCATTAAAATAAACAGCCTGCCTGGTATTGGAACCGAGTTCAGGCTTATTCTTCCAGCATCTGTAAACAGTTGA